From the Candidatus Cloacimonadota bacterium genome, the window TCCACAGCCTGCGTTGTGCAGAAAAAACTGGGACTGAAAGGTATTCCCGCTTTCGACGTTTCCGCGGGCTGTTCAGGTTTCATCTACGCGCTGAATATTGCCAAAACCTTTGTGGAAAACGGCAGCGCTGAAAACATATTGGTGATTGGGGTGGATGTGCTCACAAAAATCACAAATTGGGCTGACCGCGGCACCTGCGTCCTTTTTGGAGACGGATCCGGAGCCGCTGTTGTTTCCCGGGCACGCCAAAGTGATACTTCACATATAATTGACTGCCTCATCCAATCCGATGGCAGCCAGGGAGAATTGCTTTTCCAAGCTGCCGGCGGTTCGCGCATGCCAGCCAGCCACGAAACCGTGGACAAAAACCTCCACACCGTGTATATGGAAGGCAATCGCATCTATAAACAAGCCATCCGATCCATGTTTTCCTCCACGGACGAATTGCTGAAACGCAACAAAATCAGCGCGGAGGATGTCGATTGGATTATACCCCATCAGGCAAACCTGCGCATCATCGAAGCCCTGGCTTCAAAACTGCGCGTTCCCATGAGCAAAGTGATTGTGAACATCGAAAAATATGGCAACACCTCCAGTGCCACCATCCCGCTGGCGCTGGATGAAGCAATCCGATCCGGAAAAATCCGCCGTGGAGACATCATCCTGCTCACAGCCTTCGGAGCAGGACTCACCTGGGGAAGCCTTTTGGCAAGATATTGATTTTGGAGCCACGCTAAATGAAGACAGCTTTTGTATTTCCGGGACAGGGTGCTCAATTTGTGGGCATGGCACGCGACCTTTGTGAACTTGATCCCAGCCTTTTGAAGGTTTTGGATGATTTTGACCAAAATCATGGTACAAACCTGCGTGAAATTATGTTCGAAGGACCAGAAGAAGCGCTCAAGGAAACACGCTTCACCCAACCCGCCATCCTTTTTCAC encodes:
- a CDS encoding ketoacyl-ACP synthase III codes for the protein MPTYKAKFSAFGSHTPAKIVNNFDLEKMIDTTDEWIRTRTGMIERHYCAEDEAASDLATVAATNAIEASQVRFKDIDLIITGTVTGDHAFPSTACVVQKKLGLKGIPAFDVSAGCSGFIYALNIAKTFVENGSAENILVIGVDVLTKITNWADRGTCVLFGDGSGAAVVSRARQSDTSHIIDCLIQSDGSQGELLFQAAGGSRMPASHETVDKNLHTVYMEGNRIYKQAIRSMFSSTDELLKRNKISAEDVDWIIPHQANLRIIEALASKLRVPMSKVIVNIEKYGNTSSATIPLALDEAIRSGKIRRGDIILLTAFGAGLTWGSLLARY